DNA from Flavobacterium aestivum:
CTACGCAAAATAACTGCGTATTGGTTCCGAAATCTTTGCTCAAGAAATAAAACAATAACCAATTGTCTAATTTTAAAAATCAGAAATTATGAAATTCAATTTTTTGTCAAAACAAAAAACTACTATAGTTAATCACGAAAATGCAAAAGCTTTTCCATTAACAGCAGAATATGAATTGTATGCGGCAGTTGTAACAACAAGTTTGAGCGACTCATTTTATGAAAAAGATACAACACGATTGGAACGAATAAAAAGTTTAATCCAAAAATGTAATCCGGTATTTGTGGCAAAGCTTGCTGTTTATGCTCGTAACGAAATGCATATGCGTTCAGTGCCATTGGTTTTGGTTGTTGAGTTGGCTAAAATATATTCAGGTGATTCATTAATCAGTAAAATGATAACACACGTAATTCAGCGTGCTGATGAAATAACAGAGCTTTTGGCTTACTACCAAATGGCAAATGATCGAAATGGTGTTAAAAAATTAAACCGTTTGTCTAAACAAATACAAAAAGGTCTGGCTGTTTCTTTCAATAAATTTGATGAGTACCAGTTTGCAAAATACAATCGCGACGGTGTGGTTAAATTAAAAGACGCCTTGTTTTTGGTACACCCAAAAGCAAAAGACGAAGCGCAACAAGAATTGTTTAACAAAATAGTAAGCGATACTTTAGAAACACCTTATACTTGGGAAACTGAGTTGTCACAATTAGGTCAGTTCAAATACTCGAATGAAGCCGAAAAGCAAAAGGCATTCACTCAAAAATGGGAGGAATTGATCGATAGCAACAAAATAGGTTATATGGCTTTGATGCGAAATTTGCGAAATATATTAGAAGCCAATGTTTCAGGTTTTCATGTATTAAAAGTATGTGACTATCTTTCGAATGAAAAAGCAGTTTTGAATTCAAAACAATTGCCTTTCCGATTTTTAGCCGCTTACCGTGAATTGAAAGAATTGAAATCGAAGTACACAGCCATGGTTTTAGATGCTTTGGAAGATGCAGTAATGATAAGCGCTAAGAATATAAAAGGTTTTGATATAAATACTGCTGTTGTGGTTGCCTGTGACGTTTCGGGTTCTATGCAGCAGCCAATTTCACCAAAAAGTAAAGTTTTGCTTTATGATATTGGTTTAATGTTGGGTATGTTAATGAAAAGCCGTTGCCAGAATGTGGTAAGTGGTATGTTTGGCGACACTTGGAAAATCATCAATATGTCAAAACGAAACGTATTGTCTAATGTAAACGAATACTACAAACGCGAAGGCGAGGTAGGTTATGCTACCAATGGTTATTTGGTTTTAGAAGATTTGATAAACCGAAAACAGGTTGTAGATAAAGTAATGTTGTTTACTGACGTTCAGATGTGGAACAGCAACCAAACCAATCATACCTTTAGTAATTCTTGGGAAAAATATAAAAAGATGGCTCCAAATGCTAAATTGTATTTGTTTGATTTGGCAGGTTACGGTCAACAGCCAATAAACATTCAGAAAAATGATGTTTATTTAATAGCCGGTTGGTCCGATAAAGTGTTTGATGTATTGCATGCCTTAGTAGATAAAAGCAGTGTTTTGAATTACATTAACCGAATAGAATTGTAAATTTATATCTACTGCGCAAAATAATCGTGCAGTAGTATTTAAATCTTTGTAAAACAAAAGTTCATTGAAATTAAAAATAAGTGCCGTAATTAAGTGTTACTTCGCTTTCGTCGCTCCGGGTCGGGAGTTCGAATCTCTCCATTTTTACGTAATGATAAAAATGTAGCTCAGTGGTTAGAGCAGGATATGTCACTTTTTGACTATTGCCTTATTTTAAAAATAAAAAAAGAATGTCGTAAATAAGAGTTACTTCGTCACCATTTAGGGGAGGAATAGCGAAGTTGTAAAATCAGCAAGGCTATCCAGTTCGACTCTGGCAAGACAAGCCCCGTTTCTCTTATTGCTTTTTACTTCTTTTTAAAACTGAAAAATGTCGTGAGCAAAGAGCTACTTCGTAAGGATTCAAATTACTCTTGCCAATTATCACTTTTTCAAATTTATAAGATGCCGTTTATAAAGTGCTACTTCGTTGGTTGATTTATTAGGTTCGAGTCCTAAATTATCACTTATAAAATATTGCTCTTAAAAAAGAGTGTCGTCAGGAAATGGTTCCTTCGTTCCAAAGAAATTTAAACCATTCCTAAACATTACCTCTTTAATTAAAAATAAAACAAATACTATTTAAAAATAGAAAACATGAATACACAAATCAACGGATTTGAATTATTAGAATTAGGATTTCCAGAAGGAAAAGCAATCGGAATTGCCTTAAAAATAAACAGTAAAAGACACGGATTTAAACGTGACGAAATGATTACCAATTTTAAAAACGTACTGGAAGCTCCAGAAAATTATATAGACGATGCTATTTTCAATAAACTAGCGGTTTTCTTAATCGAAAAAGCGAATGAAAAACCAGAAGATTTTATTGCTTTAAACCAAAGCCCGAATGCTTATTCAGCTTACGGTTTAGAACATATTGAAGACGGTGCCAGAAAGCAAATGGAAGTTGCCATGAAATTGCCTGTTACCGTTGCCGGAGCTTTAATGCCGGATGCACATCAAGGTTATGGATTACCGATTGGTGGAGTTTTAGCCACTAAAAATGCTATTATTCCCTACGGAGTTGGAGTCGATATTGGTTGTAGAATGGCATTGTCGGTTTATGATATTCCGGAAGATTTTTACTTTGAAAATGAAGCCAAATTCAAGAAAGAATTAATCGCGAATTCTATTTTTGGAGCAGGTCACGGTTTTCACGGTCAGTACAAATCAGATCATGCGGTTTTGGAGAATGAGACTTTTAATATGAATCCGTTTGTGAAGAATTTAAAAGATAAAGCCTGGTCGCAATTAGGTTCATCTGGAGGAGGAAACCATTTTGTGGAGTTCGGAATAATGGAATTTGCAAAAGATGATGCTGTTTTGAATATCCCAAAAGGAAAATATGTTGCTTTATTAACGCATTCCGGTTCACGCGGAATGGGGGCAACCATTGCGGGACAGTATACCAAAATTGCCAAAGATGTTTGTAAACTTCCGGATGTGGCTAAGAATTTAGCTTATCTGGATATGAACTCACAATTGGGTCAGGAATATTGGCTGGCGATGAATCTTGCGGGTGATTACGCTTCGGCTTGTCACGAGATTATCCATAAAAAAATGGAAAAAGCTTTGGGAGCTACAATTTTAGCTAGAGTTGAAAACCACCATAATTTTGCTTGGAAAGAAATCTGGAACGGCGAAGAAGTAATCGTGCATAGAAAAGGAGCAACCCCAGCCGGAAAAGGCGTGATGGGAATCATTCCGGGAAGTATGACCGCACCGGGATTCTTGGTGAGAGGAAAAGGTGAGGAGAACGCCATAAATTCGGCATCACATGGAGCAGGAAGACAAATGAGCAGAACTCAGGCTATAAAAAACATTACGCAAACTGAGATGAAAACCATACTGAAAGATCATGGCGTTACGCTGATTGGTGCCGGACTTGACGAAGCGCCAATGGCTTATAAGGATATCAATCTGGTGATGGAAGCACAACAGGATTTGGTAGACGTTGTAGCCAAGTTTACGCCGAAATTAGTGAGAATGGCTGATGATGGGAGTAGAGAAGATTAGATAGAAAAGAGAGATGTGAGAAGTAAGAAGCAAGATGTGAAATGTGAGATGAAAGATGTGAGAAGCAAGACTTTGGAGATTTTGTTTTAGCCGCAAAGATTACAAAGGTTTACGCATAATTCGCAAAGATTTGTTTCACGCAGATTTTACAGATTAAGCAGATTTTTTTAAATGATTTTAATTCTTATAATCTGTGGCTAAAAATAAAAACTTTGCGACTCTGCGAGATTAAAAGTGAAAATTTCACATCTTTCATCTCACATTTCACATTTCACATTTTCACATTTTACATTTTCACATTTTACATCTAACATTTTACATCTAACATTTTACATCTAACATTTTACATCTAACATTTTCACATTTAACAAATTAAAAAACAATGAAAAAATACATAGACATAGGAATTAATTTAACCAATAGACAATTCCAAAACGACATAGACGATGTTGTACAAGACGCTGTAGATGCCGATGTATCGCAAATGATACTAACCGGCACAAGTGTACGAAATAGTGAAGAATCTGCTAAAATTGCGAGGCAATACCCGGGTGTATTGTATGCGACAGCAGGGATTCACCCGCATGATGCGAAGAGCTACGATGCGCAGAGTATTTCGAAATTAAAGAATTTATTACAGCACAAACATGTAGTTGCTGTTGGCGAATGCGGACTCGATTTTGATCGTGATTTTTCGCCTCGAGATAAGCAGGAGGAATGTTATAAAGCCCAGTTAGAATTGGCAATAGAAGTCCAGAAGCCTTTGTTTTTGCACGAAAGAGCCGCTTTCAGCAGATTTATGAGTATTACAAACGACTATCTGCCGAAATTGCCAAAAGCCGTAGTGCATTGTTTTACTGGAACTTTGCAGGAAGCCAAAACCTATCTTGATAACGGATTTTATTTGGGTTTTACAGGAGCGATTTCTGACACGAGACGTTTTAGTTATTTAAAAGAAGTCATCCAGTACGTACCGCTCGAACGAATGATGATTGAAACCGATGCGCCCTTTATGCTTCCTAAAAATGTCCCAAACAATCTTTTGAAAAAATACCACGAACGACGTTGCGAACCTGCTTTTCTGCCGTATGTAGCCGGAACGATTGCACAGTTTAAAGGTATTACTTTAGATAAAGTGGCAGAGGAAACGACCCAAAATGCAAAAAGCTTTTTTGGGATTTAGGTTAAAATTCGATTTATTTTTTGAACCATAAATTGTCAAATTACATATTGACTTTGTGGTTTATTTTTTGTTAATTTGAGAGATGAGGATACTTTGTTACTGGAAACCGTAAAATTTAATTAGCTAAATGTCAATAAATTGGTAAGCTGGAAAAAGATGATGAGGAGTTGGATTTGTTTTTTAAAGGTAAAATTATAAAATGCATGGAATATTCAATAGAACGAGTAACAGAAGCATATAATAAATTAAGAGCTTATATTTATTATGATTCTGGAGAATTATTATTACGAGAAAAGATAGTTGTTTTTGAAACAGGATTATCGAATGCACCTGATAATTTGTTTAAGGTTTATAAGAATAAAGATTATTTCAAATATATTAAAGATGAAGATGGGAATTTTATTCCTAATTATAAGGGAAAAATTACCTTAGAAATGAAACTTCAAGTGATAACTGATAGATTAAATAATTATCATCGTGAACCTGATTTTTTTGATAAGTTCATTAATGAAGTTGATGTGAAAATTTTTCCTAAAGTATTTGTCACAGATAATTTTTCAAATAAAATAGTATCAAATCAAAGGGTTAAGGAAAAATATTCTTTAGAAAAAGCAACTGCTTTTATTGACACTTCAATAGAAATTCATATACTGTCTGTTTTATGGATTCTTAATCAAGGTGTTAAAATTGACTCTGATTTACTACCTGAATGCATTGGTAATAGACTATTGTTAAATAAAAATAAGGACAGTGTTATAAAAGGAAGTTCATTATTTAAACCATATTTTAAGCAATATCAAAAATGGCGTGATGGCGCCGTTGAAATAGCTAAAGACTTATTGTCACAAAATAAAAATGCGCTTTTTCTAAACTTAGATATTAAAGATTATTTTTATTCTGTTAGAGTTGACATTGATAAATTTCCAATAGGAAATAGGAGACTAGGTGTTACAAGTAGACAATATAATTTAAATAAGATATTATTAAAAGTTCATAAAGATTACACATTAATTATAACGGATAAATTTAAACTTCCATATGATTTTATTGATGAGGTAGTAGATGCAAAAGGAAATTTTAATAAAGTTATTTTGCCAATTGGTTTGCTTTCATCATACGTTTTAGCAAATGATTATTTAAAAGAATTTGATAAAGTAATAATCGAAAAATTTAAACCTGCATATTATGGAAGATATGTTGATGATATATTACTTGTTTTGTCCGAACCAAATCCTTTAAGCTTTAGCCAGAAAAATTTCTTTTCAGATTTTAATTTTTCATTTAGTGATTACAAAAAGAAAATCAATGAAAATAAAAATAAATTTTATGATGTAAATTTTGATGAATCAAAACTATCACAAATTGAATTATATATCTTAAATAACTTTAATAAAATTGTAAGCCTCGTTGATAATCCTTTTTACGACAAAAAAAATAACGAGGAATGTATTTGTGATGATACAATTGAAAGAATATTTAAAGTGAATGGTTATCCATCATTATTTTTTCAAAGTAGTAAAACTCTATTACATTATTTTGATAAAGATGAATCAAGTATAGTTATAGATAAGCTTAAAAAGGAACTGAAAGAAAAATCAAGTGAGTTTAGAGATATGCCAAATGAACAAGATGATTCTAATAATTTTGAAGAAAGTGCCTATTATCTACAATATGATGGTACAGACGGGAAAATAAAAACTTTAAAAGATTATAAAGAAGATAGATTTGGATTGTCGGTTTATTTATCTCATAAAATAAATTTTGCTTTACGAAATCAAAAAATGATTTCTGAAGAAGAACAAGATAAAATAATAAAATTTTTTAGAGGAGAAAACTGTTTAGCATTATATAAATTGTGGGAAAAAATATTGACACTTTTATTAATTAATAATCAGCCTAAATATTATATGAACTTTCTATTTCATTGTATAGAGCAAATAGATAAGATAGAATCAAATCGTAAATATTCAGATATCATTGTTTCAAATTTAAAAGAAACAATGATTAATTATCTTTTTTGTGCTCATGAAGTTTCCCTATCTCTTAATTTGAATTTTTTAAATAGTAATATTGGAATTTCTAGAGAGTATGTGTTTAAATCGAATCACTTTAAAAATAATATTCACACAATGTTTTTCTCTAATTTGGATTTTATTAAGCCAAATTCATTAATAGCAAAGAGATATAGAAAAGCAAATATGATTAGACATCATTATGTTGTAATTCCACTGTTAAATTATACAATACAAAGCAAGAAAAGCCATATTAATTTAGTTGATAAAAAACTTCATATTGAATCTTATAAAATAGATAAAAAATTGTTGAAAAATTCTCCAAGACCAATTAGGTTTTGGGAATGTTGCATTGCTTCTTCATTTCAGCAATTTTATAAATTTAGCCAAATAAAAAATTTATGTGCTAACAATGAAGGATATATAGAAACAGAGATATTATTTGACATAGAGAAAATAGAGGAAGAATTTGTTTTTAATGATGAAACTCTTGAAAACGAATTAGGTTATACAAAAATCAAACAAAATTATTTAGATATTGCTTTTGAGTTTTATATAGAAGGAAATCAAAATCACTCAAATGATTATGACGATTATGAAGAATTGAAAAAGAAGTTTTATAATTTTTTTGATAATAAATTTGAAGTAGATAAAGAAAATACAATAAGAAAACCGAAAATATCCTTTGCAAATACTGAAATATTAGAAGAAAATATTTTGAAAAGTATTTTGAGGAGTCCTAATTTAACTTCTGAAAGATATAATAAATTAGCTTTAATATTAAAAAAAGCTAGGGAAGAGAATACTGATATTTTATTGTTTCCGGAATGTTTTGTTCCATTTAATTTATTATCAACTTTAGCTAGATATTCGTCAGATAATCAATCGTTGCTGGTTTCTGGTTTAGAACATCTCACAATAAATAAAACATCATTTAATTTTGTTGTTTCCATAATTCCAGTTGAAGTAAATGGAATAAAAGATGCAATTGTAGTGTTGAGATTAAAGAAAAATTATTCACCAGGAGAAGAATTTTTGATTAATAAAAATCATTTGCTTGTACCAAAAAGCAAACAAGAAATTCAAATTACTAATTGGAGAAATATATATTTTTCAGTTTGTTATTGTTTTGAAATGGCCAATATTACCCATAGAGAGCAATTGAAAAGTAAAATTGATCTATTGATAGCAATTGAATGGAACAAGGATGTTCCTTATTTTTCAAATATCGTTGAATCATCGTCTAGAGATTTACATTGTTATGTTGCTCAAGTTAATACAAGTAATTTCGGTGATACAAGACTTACTCAGCCTAAAGAAACTGCTATTAAAGATATATTGAGATTAAAAGGAGGTATAAATGATGTAATTTTAGTAGGTGAAATTGATATTAAAAAGCTAAGAGATTTTCAAAGAATAAAATCCTCAATAAACGAAAGTAAAGAGTTTAAGCCATTACCACCAGATTTTCTTTTAGAGCAGGTTATGAAAAGAATAAATAATCGGTAGTTAAAAATAAAATACCTATTCTTAGAATTTAAAAGATTGAAGCTATAATTCTAATAAACCAAAAAAAGCGCAAACCTTAAAAATTTGCGCTATTCAATTATATAAAGAAAAGAAATACTACTTCCCTTTCAGCAATTTTTCTAAGTACTCAACTTTATCTTTTTCAGCTTGAACTAAATGTTCGTAAAGCTCAACCACTTTATCAAGAGGATTGAATGTACAATGATTATTTGTGGTGTTTCCTTGAGCACCAGTATTAGCACTATTGTCATAAAAGGTATTAAAGAAATTAAAAACAGATTCTTCCGTAAAATTTTCAAGAGCTTCAACCGTAACACCAAGCTTTTGTTTTTGTATAACAATTTGGGTTTAAGAAATTGTCATCTTAACCGCTAGTATATGCTTGCAAATCCCTCGTTTGCCTTGATAGGCGGTAAACCAGTCACAGGTGCATCTTTGGGAATTGTTGTCAATAATAACTTTGTGCTGTACGCCGGAACCTTTTACTCTGGCTTCGATATAATTGGCTTTTCGGTCAAGGATTTCTATATCTTCATTATCAATTAGTTTCTTAGCATTTTTAAGCCTCGGATTTAGAGATAGAATGCGTTCGGTTTTAAAAGGGAGTCGTCTGTAAAAATGCGCTTTTTCGCTTAAATCATAACCTAATAATCCCATTGACGATAAATTAGAAGTCAGATTGTCCATTGTTCCAAAATCGATATCATTTTCTATCGAGAGCATTGTTGGGTCAAACATTTCATTAGATTTCAGCAAGCTGTTTAATCCGTAAACCCATTCTATTGGTAAGTCTTCGGTCATGGTTTCTAACACATTTCCTTCGCCGGAAAAACCTCGGTAGGAATCTGGAGAAAATGCCATGAGTAATTGCATTTTTCCAAATTCGGCAACTATTGCACAGGTTTGCTTGTCTGAGGATTCGTGAATGTAAATTTTGTCTACAATTGCCAGAATGCCTTCCAGCAGTCTTAGTCTTTGTACCCCGCCAATTCTCACACTGTCATTTGTTGCCAAGGTAGAGAACATAAATTTTCCGGCTCTTTTGGTAATGTAAAAATCACCTTTTATATTTCCTTTCGGTAGACTTTGAAATAGCTGAATGGTCTGGATTTTATTCAATTCGAATTTCAGATCCATGTCGGCTAAATAAAGCTGTACGCTTGTTAAGCCTTTTATCCATCGCATGGGCAGTGTTACTTTTTTCTCAACCACTTTTGCTTTGCTTGTAATAACCTGAACATCCTGCTGACCAACGGCTAGTGTTACTTTTTCATTTTTCTGGATAGCGTTTAAGGCATTCAGCATTGGGTCATTAAAATCGACATTTGTGGTTCCGTTGGCTATAAATTCTCCGTCTACGGCTTCCGGTTTCATATCCAGTCTCACATAAACACCATTACAGGAAGAGAATCCTTCAAAACGCAATCTCTCTGATCCGGCAGAAACTATTGGATCACGAAGGCTTGGCGGAATTGGTCCAAAAC
Protein-coding regions in this window:
- a CDS encoding TROVE domain-containing protein, with protein sequence MKFNFLSKQKTTIVNHENAKAFPLTAEYELYAAVVTTSLSDSFYEKDTTRLERIKSLIQKCNPVFVAKLAVYARNEMHMRSVPLVLVVELAKIYSGDSLISKMITHVIQRADEITELLAYYQMANDRNGVKKLNRLSKQIQKGLAVSFNKFDEYQFAKYNRDGVVKLKDALFLVHPKAKDEAQQELFNKIVSDTLETPYTWETELSQLGQFKYSNEAEKQKAFTQKWEELIDSNKIGYMALMRNLRNILEANVSGFHVLKVCDYLSNEKAVLNSKQLPFRFLAAYRELKELKSKYTAMVLDALEDAVMISAKNIKGFDINTAVVVACDVSGSMQQPISPKSKVLLYDIGLMLGMLMKSRCQNVVSGMFGDTWKIINMSKRNVLSNVNEYYKREGEVGYATNGYLVLEDLINRKQVVDKVMLFTDVQMWNSNQTNHTFSNSWEKYKKMAPNAKLYLFDLAGYGQQPINIQKNDVYLIAGWSDKVFDVLHALVDKSSVLNYINRIEL
- a CDS encoding RtcB family protein, with the translated sequence MNTQINGFELLELGFPEGKAIGIALKINSKRHGFKRDEMITNFKNVLEAPENYIDDAIFNKLAVFLIEKANEKPEDFIALNQSPNAYSAYGLEHIEDGARKQMEVAMKLPVTVAGALMPDAHQGYGLPIGGVLATKNAIIPYGVGVDIGCRMALSVYDIPEDFYFENEAKFKKELIANSIFGAGHGFHGQYKSDHAVLENETFNMNPFVKNLKDKAWSQLGSSGGGNHFVEFGIMEFAKDDAVLNIPKGKYVALLTHSGSRGMGATIAGQYTKIAKDVCKLPDVAKNLAYLDMNSQLGQEYWLAMNLAGDYASACHEIIHKKMEKALGATILARVENHHNFAWKEIWNGEEVIVHRKGATPAGKGVMGIIPGSMTAPGFLVRGKGEENAINSASHGAGRQMSRTQAIKNITQTEMKTILKDHGVTLIGAGLDEAPMAYKDINLVMEAQQDLVDVVAKFTPKLVRMADDGSRED
- a CDS encoding TatD family hydrolase produces the protein MKKYIDIGINLTNRQFQNDIDDVVQDAVDADVSQMILTGTSVRNSEESAKIARQYPGVLYATAGIHPHDAKSYDAQSISKLKNLLQHKHVVAVGECGLDFDRDFSPRDKQEECYKAQLELAIEVQKPLFLHERAAFSRFMSITNDYLPKLPKAVVHCFTGTLQEAKTYLDNGFYLGFTGAISDTRRFSYLKEVIQYVPLERMMIETDAPFMLPKNVPNNLLKKYHERRCEPAFLPYVAGTIAQFKGITLDKVAEETTQNAKSFFGI
- a CDS encoding reverse transcriptase domain-containing protein; this encodes MEYSIERVTEAYNKLRAYIYYDSGELLLREKIVVFETGLSNAPDNLFKVYKNKDYFKYIKDEDGNFIPNYKGKITLEMKLQVITDRLNNYHREPDFFDKFINEVDVKIFPKVFVTDNFSNKIVSNQRVKEKYSLEKATAFIDTSIEIHILSVLWILNQGVKIDSDLLPECIGNRLLLNKNKDSVIKGSSLFKPYFKQYQKWRDGAVEIAKDLLSQNKNALFLNLDIKDYFYSVRVDIDKFPIGNRRLGVTSRQYNLNKILLKVHKDYTLIITDKFKLPYDFIDEVVDAKGNFNKVILPIGLLSSYVLANDYLKEFDKVIIEKFKPAYYGRYVDDILLVLSEPNPLSFSQKNFFSDFNFSFSDYKKKINENKNKFYDVNFDESKLSQIELYILNNFNKIVSLVDNPFYDKKNNEECICDDTIERIFKVNGYPSLFFQSSKTLLHYFDKDESSIVIDKLKKELKEKSSEFRDMPNEQDDSNNFEESAYYLQYDGTDGKIKTLKDYKEDRFGLSVYLSHKINFALRNQKMISEEEQDKIIKFFRGENCLALYKLWEKILTLLLINNQPKYYMNFLFHCIEQIDKIESNRKYSDIIVSNLKETMINYLFCAHEVSLSLNLNFLNSNIGISREYVFKSNHFKNNIHTMFFSNLDFIKPNSLIAKRYRKANMIRHHYVVIPLLNYTIQSKKSHINLVDKKLHIESYKIDKKLLKNSPRPIRFWECCIASSFQQFYKFSQIKNLCANNEGYIETEILFDIEKIEEEFVFNDETLENELGYTKIKQNYLDIAFEFYIEGNQNHSNDYDDYEELKKKFYNFFDNKFEVDKENTIRKPKISFANTEILEENILKSILRSPNLTSERYNKLALILKKAREENTDILLFPECFVPFNLLSTLARYSSDNQSLLVSGLEHLTINKTSFNFVVSIIPVEVNGIKDAIVVLRLKKNYSPGEEFLINKNHLLVPKSKQEIQITNWRNIYFSVCYCFEMANITHREQLKSKIDLLIAIEWNKDVPYFSNIVESSSRDLHCYVAQVNTSNFGDTRLTQPKETAIKDILRLKGGINDVILVGEIDIKKLRDFQRIKSSINESKEFKPLPPDFLLEQVMKRINNR
- a CDS encoding SWIM zinc finger family protein, which produces MTDLEYNYKGISTYSKTKGINNLVLAHQTEIEEVNNIPCFFWGSLTDPYVTAKCWSTIAKVVRSSFGPIPPSLRDPIVSAGSERLRFEGFSSCNGVYVRLDMKPEAVDGEFIANGTTNVDFNDPMLNALNAIQKNEKVTLAVGQQDVQVITSKAKVVEKKVTLPMRWIKGLTSVQLYLADMDLKFELNKIQTIQLFQSLPKGNIKGDFYITKRAGKFMFSTLATNDSVRIGGVQRLRLLEGILAIVDKIYIHESSDKQTCAIVAEFGKMQLLMAFSPDSYRGFSGEGNVLETMTEDLPIEWVYGLNSLLKSNEMFDPTMLSIENDIDFGTMDNLTSNLSSMGLLGYDLSEKAHFYRRLPFKTERILSLNPRLKNAKKLIDNEDIEILDRKANYIEARVKGSGVQHKVIIDNNSQRCTCDWFTAYQGKRGICKHILAVKMTIS